The Methylosinus sp. H3A genome has a segment encoding these proteins:
- a CDS encoding HupE/UreJ family protein, protein MSGQSKSAVAGALFFLLYAKTASAHIIGARLGDFYAGAVHPLTDLKDVILWFALGILAGSLGASNARSVLLLFPFGLLAGLTTGMTMNATSEGALVAAGALVLLGLLLALELRIHGGLLCAIALGLAAARGAANAGAVGPETNRLLFAAGLAVAGYVIIALVMASTLAFRGAGTATQTWRRVAIRVLGSWIAALGLMMGGLTLAS, encoded by the coding sequence ATGAGCGGCCAGTCGAAGTCGGCCGTCGCCGGCGCCCTCTTCTTCCTTCTGTATGCGAAGACGGCGAGTGCGCATATCATCGGCGCGCGGCTCGGCGACTTCTACGCGGGCGCCGTGCATCCGTTGACCGATTTGAAAGATGTGATCCTCTGGTTCGCATTGGGCATTCTGGCAGGATCGCTCGGCGCGTCCAACGCGAGGTCGGTTCTCTTGCTTTTTCCGTTCGGCCTCCTGGCCGGACTGACGACAGGAATGACGATGAACGCGACATCCGAGGGCGCGCTCGTCGCCGCTGGCGCGCTCGTTCTACTCGGACTGTTGCTGGCGTTGGAGCTGCGCATTCACGGCGGGCTGCTGTGTGCGATCGCATTGGGCTTAGCGGCGGCGCGCGGCGCGGCCAATGCCGGCGCGGTCGGACCGGAGACCAATCGCTTGCTATTTGCAGCGGGCCTCGCGGTCGCCGGCTATGTCATCATCGCGCTCGTCATGGCGTCGACGCTCGCGTTTCGAGGTGCCGGAACCGCCACGCAGACATGGCGGCGCGTCGCCATTCGCGTGCTCGGAAGCTGGATCGCCGCGCTCGGACTGATGATGGGCGGTCTGACCTTGGCGTCGTGA
- a CDS encoding HupE/UreJ family protein yields MSLRLRSFAFSLLAGFALASPALAHDGEGLAGGLASGFLHPLSGGDHLIAMVAVGLWGAQLGAPAIWLLPIAFPLIMAVGGVLGVMHIPLPAPEMMIALSAILLGAAVATRLRPPTVIAALVVSLFAIFHGHAHGAELPGATDPMAYGVGFVTATGFLHGCGIVIGAVSQWPLGARLIQGLGAMIALLGGYFLTLGSGGAG; encoded by the coding sequence ATGTCGCTTCGCCTCCGATCCTTCGCATTCAGCCTGCTCGCCGGATTCGCGCTCGCATCGCCCGCTCTCGCGCATGATGGAGAGGGATTGGCCGGCGGCCTCGCGAGCGGCTTTCTGCATCCACTGAGCGGCGGGGATCATCTGATCGCTATGGTCGCCGTCGGGCTCTGGGGCGCGCAACTCGGCGCTCCGGCAATCTGGCTGCTTCCGATCGCCTTTCCTCTGATCATGGCGGTTGGAGGCGTGCTCGGCGTCATGCATATTCCCTTGCCGGCGCCGGAGATGATGATCGCACTATCGGCCATACTATTGGGCGCTGCGGTCGCGACACGCCTTCGACCGCCGACCGTCATCGCGGCGCTCGTCGTCAGCCTGTTCGCGATATTTCATGGCCATGCACATGGCGCGGAGCTCCCCGGCGCGACCGATCCGATGGCCTATGGCGTCGGATTCGTCACCGCGACAGGCTTTCTGCATGGCTGCGGGATCGTCATTGGCGCCGTGTCGCAATGGCCGCTCGGCGCGCGTCTCATCCAAGGCCTCGGGGCGATGATCGCCCTTCTCGGCGGCTATTTTCTGACGCTCGGCTCAGGCGGCGCAGGATGA
- a CDS encoding HupE/UreJ family protein has product MILLAAWVVAATLLAPVALYAHESSLGVLELREVRQGAYVGRWTMEPTIGGARVDLRAPPHCFLRIPELDCGQKGLVGALTIGNLGSRMSAALIKIIPIQGETRSYTITTANPTVSILGPEAPTLESWIELGVTYLNYGVDHILLGADHLLFVFGLIWIVGPSRRLVTTITAFTIGHSASLAAAAFGLIGVPERPLNACIALSIVFVGVEIVKQRHSEAGLTARYPWAVAGGFGLVHGVGFASALAGLGIERRLLPAALAFFNVGVEIGQLAFVLLTLALIWAHRRLGAVLPGSRDLLPGYAIGSIAAFWFIGRLLRVLAID; this is encoded by the coding sequence ATAATATTGCTGGCGGCTTGGGTCGTCGCTGCGACATTGCTCGCGCCCGTCGCGCTCTACGCGCACGAATCCTCGCTCGGCGTGCTCGAATTGCGCGAGGTGCGCCAGGGCGCCTATGTCGGCCGTTGGACAATGGAGCCGACGATCGGCGGCGCTCGCGTAGATCTGCGCGCGCCGCCACATTGCTTCTTGCGCATACCGGAGCTCGATTGCGGCCAAAAAGGCCTCGTCGGCGCATTGACGATCGGCAATCTCGGCTCGCGCATGTCGGCGGCGCTGATTAAGATCATCCCGATTCAAGGCGAGACGCGCAGCTACACCATCACCACCGCCAATCCCACCGTGTCGATTCTCGGTCCCGAGGCTCCGACGCTCGAGAGCTGGATCGAACTCGGCGTGACCTATCTGAACTACGGCGTCGACCATATTCTGCTCGGCGCGGATCATCTGCTGTTTGTATTTGGACTGATCTGGATCGTGGGGCCAAGCCGTCGACTCGTCACGACGATCACCGCATTCACCATTGGCCACAGCGCATCACTCGCTGCCGCCGCCTTCGGGCTGATCGGCGTGCCGGAACGGCCGCTCAACGCCTGCATCGCGCTCAGCATCGTCTTCGTCGGCGTCGAGATCGTGAAGCAGCGCCATAGCGAAGCCGGATTGACGGCCCGCTACCCTTGGGCCGTCGCTGGCGGCTTCGGCCTCGTCCATGGCGTCGGCTTCGCCAGCGCGCTCGCCGGTCTCGGGATCGAACGACGGCTGCTGCCGGCCGCGCTCGCTTTCTTCAATGTCGGCGTCGAGATTGGACAACTCGCTTTCGTGCTTTTGACGCTGGCGCTCATCTGGGCGCATCGTCGCCTCGGCGCCGTACTCCCTGGTTCGCGCGATCTCCTTCCCGGCTATGCGATCGGTTCGATCGCAGCCTTCTGGTTCATCGGCAGACTTCTCCGCGTTCTCGCAATCGATTGA
- a CDS encoding peptidyl-prolyl cis-trans isomerase: MMIGGLVFAADAALHPPPKDERVITVGKALRQSFIDNFDEDKARTPSDVELQKMIDSWVASEILYREGKALGVDRGDDMIRDRIAYKLQLLIFDQVRLPQPTEERLRAWFEQNRARFDEPERVGFYLTPATDAVEATRWLEDIVGGRESEELRDRTRAILARPVTSLGPAFGEKFRDALLALPQETWAKLESKEGWHVVRIDSRHPGEPAIFENVRDEILRLWRTDEARARAWEAVNRLKASYTVRMEP, from the coding sequence ATGATGATCGGCGGGCTCGTCTTCGCCGCCGACGCCGCGCTGCATCCGCCGCCAAAAGACGAGCGCGTCATCACCGTCGGCAAAGCGCTGCGTCAGTCCTTCATCGACAATTTCGACGAGGACAAGGCGCGCACGCCGTCGGACGTCGAGCTCCAGAAGATGATCGACAGTTGGGTCGCGAGCGAGATTCTCTATCGAGAGGGCAAGGCGCTCGGCGTCGATCGTGGCGACGATATGATACGCGATCGTATCGCCTATAAACTTCAATTGCTCATCTTCGACCAAGTTCGCCTGCCACAGCCGACCGAAGAACGATTGCGCGCCTGGTTCGAGCAAAATCGCGCGCGCTTCGACGAACCGGAGCGTGTCGGCTTCTACCTCACGCCCGCGACCGACGCCGTCGAGGCGACGCGCTGGCTCGAAGACATCGTCGGCGGCCGTGAATCGGAAGAGCTTCGTGATCGCACGCGCGCCATTCTCGCGCGCCCCGTCACCAGTCTCGGGCCCGCCTTCGGCGAAAAATTTCGCGACGCCCTGCTCGCGCTACCTCAGGAAACATGGGCAAAGCTCGAATCCAAAGAAGGATGGCATGTCGTCCGCATCGACTCTCGGCATCCGGGCGAGCCGGCGATTTTCGAGAATGTCCGCGACGAGATCCTGCGGCTGTGGCGCACGGATGAAGCGCGCGCGCGCGCATGGGAGGCGGTGAACCGGCTGAAGGCGTCCTACACAGTGCGGATGGAGCCGTGA